The following coding sequences lie in one Notolabrus celidotus isolate fNotCel1 chromosome 6, fNotCel1.pri, whole genome shotgun sequence genomic window:
- the kitlga gene encoding kit ligand a isoform X1 — protein MKKSKSWIRICVHLLLFFILGIHSSKFDVNPVTDDISRLAVLRQNIPKDYKIPVHYVSREEGGMCWVKLNVFYLEESLKDLAHKFGNISSNRKDISIFVQMLQELRLNLGSVEPIMYDFECHYREERWQTARYFDFVKDFLLAAQIREDSDDCEPPPCPTTSYTETTEAYLTESPTPSSQTSECPTGCTPRHEQSTLNQVVERSLLSLLFIPLLALVFLLVWKLRSRRNGEDLEQNPGEGGLFTGTEGTAPPLNAEISEKNKLNVIETV, from the exons AGTTGGATACGGATTTGTGTCCATTTACTGCTGTTCTTCATTCTTGGGATACATTCAAGTAAATTTGACGTCAACCCAGTGACAGATGACATCTCGAGACTCGCTGTTTTG aGACAAAATATTCCGAAAGATTACAAAATTCCTGTACATTACGTATCAAGAGAAGAG GGTGGGATGTGTTGGGTAAAATTAAACGTCTTCTACTTGGAGGAGAGTTTGAAAGATTTAGCACACAAGTTTGGAAACATTTCATCCAACAGAAAAGATATTAGCATATTCGTTCAAATGCTCCAAGAACTACGGCTCAACTTAGGGTCTGTG gagcCGATTATGTACGACTTTGAGTGCCACTACCGCGAAGAGAGGTGGCAGACAGCGCGGTATTTTGACTTTGTCAAAGACTTCCTTCTAGCTGCACAGATTAGAGAAGATTCAGACGACTGTGAGCCTCCTCCCTGTCCCACCACATCAtacacagaaacaacagaagCATATTTAACAG AATCACCCACACCAAGCAGTCAAACCTCTGAGTGTCCAACAGGCTGCACTCCGC GTCATGAACAGAGTACCCTGAATCAGGTGGTGGAGCGAAGCCTTCTCTCCTTACTGTTCATTCCACTCCTAGCTCTGGTATTCCTGCTCGTGTGGAAG CTCCGGTCACGGAGGAACGGGGAAGACCTTGAACAGAATCCTGGAGAAGGTGGACTTTTCACAGGAACAGAAGGGACTGCACCTCCTCTAAATGCTGAAATATCAGAAAA GAACAAGTTGAACGTTATTGAAACGGTGTAA
- the kitlga gene encoding kit ligand a isoform X2: protein MKKSKSWIRICVHLLLFFILGIHSSKFDVNPVTDDISRLAVLRQNIPKDYKIPVHYVSREEGGMCWVKLNVFYLEESLKDLAHKFGNISSNRKDISIFVQMLQELRLNLGSVEPIMYDFECHYREERWQTARYFDFVKDFLLAAQIREDSDDCEPPPCPTTSYTETTEAYLTGHEQSTLNQVVERSLLSLLFIPLLALVFLLVWKLRSRRNGEDLEQNPGEGGLFTGTEGTAPPLNAEISEKNKLNVIETV from the exons AGTTGGATACGGATTTGTGTCCATTTACTGCTGTTCTTCATTCTTGGGATACATTCAAGTAAATTTGACGTCAACCCAGTGACAGATGACATCTCGAGACTCGCTGTTTTG aGACAAAATATTCCGAAAGATTACAAAATTCCTGTACATTACGTATCAAGAGAAGAG GGTGGGATGTGTTGGGTAAAATTAAACGTCTTCTACTTGGAGGAGAGTTTGAAAGATTTAGCACACAAGTTTGGAAACATTTCATCCAACAGAAAAGATATTAGCATATTCGTTCAAATGCTCCAAGAACTACGGCTCAACTTAGGGTCTGTG gagcCGATTATGTACGACTTTGAGTGCCACTACCGCGAAGAGAGGTGGCAGACAGCGCGGTATTTTGACTTTGTCAAAGACTTCCTTCTAGCTGCACAGATTAGAGAAGATTCAGACGACTGTGAGCCTCCTCCCTGTCCCACCACATCAtacacagaaacaacagaagCATATTTAACAG GTCATGAACAGAGTACCCTGAATCAGGTGGTGGAGCGAAGCCTTCTCTCCTTACTGTTCATTCCACTCCTAGCTCTGGTATTCCTGCTCGTGTGGAAG CTCCGGTCACGGAGGAACGGGGAAGACCTTGAACAGAATCCTGGAGAAGGTGGACTTTTCACAGGAACAGAAGGGACTGCACCTCCTCTAAATGCTGAAATATCAGAAAA GAACAAGTTGAACGTTATTGAAACGGTGTAA